In the Leptospira wolffii serovar Khorat str. Khorat-H2 genome, CCGTTGCGGACTTAAGAAATCATCTCTCCGTCCTGAAGCCGGATTCCTCGGATCTTCTTCGGCTCTGTAGATTTGCGATCAATCAGACCATCGTTGCGGACGAAGTGAAATTATTCGACGGGGCTTCGGTTGCGGTCCTTCCC is a window encoding:
- a CDS encoding MoaD/ThiS family protein, with the translated sequence MNIELYCFAAMKDYFPARDSLSLEKVETVADLRNHLSVLKPDSSDLLRLCRFAINQTIVADEVKLFDGASVAVLPPSSGG